Proteins encoded by one window of Zingiber officinale cultivar Zhangliang unplaced genomic scaffold, Zo_v1.1 ctg198, whole genome shotgun sequence:
- the LOC122036701 gene encoding 36.4 kDa proline-rich protein-like: MEATKSQALFVASMLLVSFFLLLLLLLPPLAYACADCPPSSKSKSPVVGKPPVIPPPITVPPPITDLPPVINPPPVGGSTLSPTPPPVMNPPPASFPVDRFKVWARVDLFGGRVHIEVGDPAANQFSQMPQGIVDPEDAVCLCAAIKLKLLSLNVYLALQLPLA, translated from the coding sequence ATGGAGGCTACCAAGTCCCaagccctcttcgtcgcctccaTGCTCCtcgtctccttcttcctcctcctcctcctcctcctcccccctCTTGCTTATGCCTGTGCTGATTGTCCTCCTTCCTCGAAATCCAAATCCCCCGTCGTCGGTAAACCTCCCGTAATCCCTCCACCAATCACAGTGCCTCCACCGATAACCGACCTTCCTCCGGTGATAAATCCGCCTCCGGTAGGCGGAAGCACGCTGTCCCCTACGCCCCCTCCAGTGATGAATCCTCCTCCGGCGAGCTTCCCTGTGGACAGGTTCAAGGTTTGGGCAAGGGTGGACTTGTTCGGCGGCCGTGTCCACATCGAGGTCGGCGATCCGGCGGCCAACCAGTTCTCCCAGATGCCGCAGGGTATAGTGGATCCGGAGGACGCCGTCTGCCTCTGCGCCGCCATCAAGCTCAAGCTCCTCAGCCTCAACGTCTACCTCGCCCTCCAGCTCCCCCTCGCCTGA